A segment of the Mangrovimonas sp. YM274 genome:
TAGGATTGCAATGGCAGTGGCATGCCAACCCAAAAGTGTATTGGGGGTTTCCAACAAGTATGGGACATTACACCATGTATTGCATGCCCAAAGGAGAAGCTCAGAACTTAATGGATGTTCCCAATTTATTGCTGCAAAAGTTTCCTTCGGAAGAATTTACGGCAACCACCAAAATGACTTTCAATGCTCGTTTTGATGGTGAGCAAGTTGGGTTTTTGATCATGGGATTGGATTATAGTTATCTTAAGGTGGAGCAACAATCAGGTAAATTAAGGTTGTCTCAGGTAACTTGTATGGATGCCGATAAAAAAGGAGTTGAAAAGGAAAACGCTTCAGTACCATTAAAAAATAATACCTTCTATCTTCAGGTGAAGGTTGGAAAAAATGGTATTTGTGAATTCTTCTATAGTGAAAATGGGAAGAAATTTAAATCGATAGGAACTTCTTTTAAATCTAGAGAAGGGAAATGGATAGGAAGCAAAATAGGCTTTTTGGCATTGCGCGATGGTGTTATAAACGATGCAGGTAGTGTGGATATTGATTGGATTAGATTTACCGAATAATGAATAAATCAACGGCAATATTGATGTTATCGTTGTTCTTAGGGTGTAGTTGCTTGTTGTTTCAAGGCTGCAAGTTAGAGTCATCTACCGAACTTCCTTTTTCCGTGAAATCGGATTTATTTGATTCTTTGCAAGTGGCTGATTTGGGTTTGAAGACACCTAATGGAATTGAAACTTTTTCAGTATTTAAACCGTCCGATAGTACCGACCATTTTAGTAACGGTGCTGTTATGACAGCTTTTAATGGCTACTTGTATTGTCAATGGCAAAGCTCCAAGCAAGATGAAGATTCAGAAGATACATGGGTGGCTTACAGTAGAAGTAAGGATGGTCGTTCTTGGTCTAAGCCAATGGTATTAGCGGAGACACAACCCAAGGGCTATAGCACCTCTGGGGGATGGTGGAGAAATGGGGATACTTTGGTAGCCTATTTCAATGTTTGGCCATCAAAATTAGTACCCGAAGGAGGCTTTGCCTATTATAAAACGAGTGTGGACGGCATGCATTGGTCTGATAAAAAGCCAGTATTAATGAAAGATGGTTCTCCTATGCAAGGGGTATTCGAACAAGACCCACGAAGTTTGGAGAATGGACGGATTGTTAATGCGGCTCATTTTCAACCTGGATTACATGTTGCTCCCATTTTTACGGATGATCCTTCGGGGATAAGAGGTTGGACTAGGGCCGATTTTTCAAATAGCTCCTCCAAAAATGAAGTATCTCGTGAAATCGAACCAAGTTGTTTTAGTCAAAACGATCAGACGTTGGTGATGGTTTTTAGAGATCAGTTCAGTTCGTTTTTTTCCATGGCATCTGTAAGTCATGACCTTGGTGAAACATGGACGAGTCCAATGTTAACCGAAATGCCAGATTCGCGCTCCAAACAAAGTGCCGGTAATTTGCCAGATGGTACAGTGTATTTGGTAAATAATCCTGTACATTCAAAAACGCGGATGCCTTTGGCAATTACTTTAAGCGAAGATGGAAAGTTTTTTGATAGGTCATTTGTGCTTAGAACAGGAGGGGAAGGTATTCAACCCTTGCGTTACCAAGGAAAATATAAACGATTGGGATATCATTATCCCAAGTCGATGGTGCATGATGGATATTTGTATGTTTCCTATACCACGAATAAGGAAGATGTAGAATTTACTAGGATTCCATTAGACAGTTTGAAAGATTAATTAAAAGGAAGACTAGTCTTCAGTTTTGAATCAAAATGAAATTAACCAAGATACATTATACTTTATTTCTAGTCATAAGTTTGACGGTGAACTTAGGCGTATTGGCCCAAGTACATGACCAATCCTGGAGAGCCATAATTTATCAGGAAGAAGGAGAATGGTTTGCTTCGGAAGAGGCCAAGGCAATAGCCGAAAATGTTCTGTTATACCAACGGGATATCGGTGGTTGGCCCAAAAACATCCAAATGCATTTGCCTTTGAATTCAAATGAAAAAAAGGAGTTGCAGGAGTTGAAAACTCAAGGTGAAGGCTGTACGACAGATAATGGCGCTACGGTTCAGGAAATGCGTTTTCTTTCTAAAATGTATCGCCAAGTTCCCGATGAAAGATATAAAGAGGCTTTTCTAAAAGGTGTGGATTATTTGTTGGCAGCCCAATATGATAACGGAGGCTGGCCTCAATTTTATCCGCTTAAAAAGGGGTATTATTCACATATCACATACAACGATGATTCCATGGCCAATATCATGAAGCTGCTTTTGGAATTAAAAAATAAGTCAGGATATTATTCCATAGAACCAGATGAAACAACTCTAATAAAAATAAATATCGCTTTTGAAAAAGGCGTTGACTGTATTTTAAAAACACAATATGTTCAAAATGGGGTTTTAACAGGATGGTGTGCCCAACATGATGAGACAACTTATTCGCCTGCTAAGGCAAGGGCTTATGAATTGCCTTCGTTAAGTGGGAAGGAATCGGCTAATATTGTGTTGCTGTTAATGGCTTTAGAACAGCCTTCCCCTGAAGTTGTGAAGGCTGTAGATGCGGCTGTGGTTTGGTTTAAAAAGGTGAAGATTGAAGGTTTGCGAGAAAAGCGGTTTTATGACGATTCTGGAGAATTAACTGAAAAAATAATGGTGCAAGATCCTAATGCCGAAGCTATTTGGGCGCGCTTTATGGAATTGGATGATAACAGGCCTTTTTTCTGTGATCGTGATGGAGTCAAAAAGTATTCAATGGCTGAAATCGGAGCCGAGCGAAGAAATGGTTATGCATGGTATACCAATGAGCCTAAAGAGGTGTTGAAACGTTATCCAAAATGGAAGGAGAAGTATGGGAAAGAAGCAGAAATCATTTATAAAAAACCAATGAATGAACGTTATATGGTGGTCGCTAAGGATGGTTCTGGGGAATATACCAGTATTCAAGAGGCTATTAATAA
Coding sequences within it:
- the pelA gene encoding pectate lyase, with product MKLTKIHYTLFLVISLTVNLGVLAQVHDQSWRAIIYQEEGEWFASEEAKAIAENVLLYQRDIGGWPKNIQMHLPLNSNEKKELQELKTQGEGCTTDNGATVQEMRFLSKMYRQVPDERYKEAFLKGVDYLLAAQYDNGGWPQFYPLKKGYYSHITYNDDSMANIMKLLLELKNKSGYYSIEPDETTLIKINIAFEKGVDCILKTQYVQNGVLTGWCAQHDETTYSPAKARAYELPSLSGKESANIVLLLMALEQPSPEVVKAVDAAVVWFKKVKIEGLREKRFYDDSGELTEKIMVQDPNAEAIWARFMELDDNRPFFCDRDGVKKYSMAEIGAERRNGYAWYTNEPKEVLKRYPKWKEKYGKEAEIIYKKPMNERYMVVAKDGSGEYTSIQEAINNTKSFPYDRITIFVKNGVYYEKVKVHEWNTNLSLVGESKEHTIITYDDYFDKINLGRNSTFFTYTMLVEANDFEARNLTIQNTSGDVGQAVALSVFSDRVMIQNCNILGNQDTLYASGIGKQYYKDCYIDGTTDFIFGGATALFENCVIHSKKDSYITAASTPKGASFGYVFLNCKLTAEKGVTEVFLGRPWRIYAQTVFLNCDMEGHIFPEGWHNWSKPEAEKNAIYAEYECEGAGFRPVQRVPWSHQLNKKEAKRYTKKNILGEYPKSNEPEWYELF
- a CDS encoding sialidase family protein is translated as MNKSTAILMLSLFLGCSCLLFQGCKLESSTELPFSVKSDLFDSLQVADLGLKTPNGIETFSVFKPSDSTDHFSNGAVMTAFNGYLYCQWQSSKQDEDSEDTWVAYSRSKDGRSWSKPMVLAETQPKGYSTSGGWWRNGDTLVAYFNVWPSKLVPEGGFAYYKTSVDGMHWSDKKPVLMKDGSPMQGVFEQDPRSLENGRIVNAAHFQPGLHVAPIFTDDPSGIRGWTRADFSNSSSKNEVSREIEPSCFSQNDQTLVMVFRDQFSSFFSMASVSHDLGETWTSPMLTEMPDSRSKQSAGNLPDGTVYLVNNPVHSKTRMPLAITLSEDGKFFDRSFVLRTGGEGIQPLRYQGKYKRLGYHYPKSMVHDGYLYVSYTTNKEDVEFTRIPLDSLKD